The segment TGATATTGTTTTGCGCGGTGTAACGTCTGTTGCTGACTATGGAAAAGCCAACCAGATACTTGAGGGTCTGACTCCTGTTGTAGAAGTTGGTGCGTCCCGGGTTAAGGGCGAGCAGTTAACCCTAAGGGTGGCGTTTTCCGGCGAGCTGGACCAACTCAGAGAGTACATTGCGCTGGATTCCCGTTTTGTGCCCGTTGAGGGTGAGCCGCAGAATGCGCGGCCAGCTCGTTCGGGAGAATTCGCTGCCTCGCCAAAGCCAACTCAGGTGCAGGCGACAGGAAGCCAGCCAGAAGAGCCCGCTCCGGAAGGCGAGACAGGCACTGGTCCGTCCGATCAGTCTATGTTTACCTATCAGCCATCTCCGGTGGATGAAGAAGAGGCAGAGCAGGCGTTTGAATCGCTTTACCAGCTCCTCTATTATCGCTGGCAGCCTATGCCGGTTATCGTGAATGATGGCGGGGAGTAAGCCACCATCGGAGGCATTCCGGTGAAGTCACACGCCTGGCGCTGGATTCCTAATGCTCTGACATTTGTGCGCATTTTATTGATTGCTCCTTTCGCCAGGGCATTGCTGCTGCAGGAATATCGCTTTGCACTGGTCATTTTTGCTATCGCGTCGGTTACCGACGGGCTTGATGGTTTTCTCGCAAGACGCTTCAACTGGCGCTCACGGTTTGGTGCTGTGGCAGACCCTCTGGCCGATAAAGCTCTGCTAATCACGGCATATCTGGTACTTACGTACACGTCCGTTCTGCCGCTATGGCTTTTTGCCCTGGTGCTCGGGAGGGATCTTCTGATTGTCGGTGGTGCTCTCGTCTACCATTACTGTATCGGCCGTTTTGATATGGAACCCAGCATTCCCGGCAAGTTGAATACTCTGATTCAGGTTTTCGCGGTTCTGGGCATTATTATCATTTTAGCCGGACTGCCAGTGTCGCCGGCCTGGCTGGACGCTGGAATCTGGCTGGTTGCAGTGTCAGCTGTGTTCAGTGGGGGTCACTATTTTGTGGTCTGGGGTGCTCGGGCATGGGGGGGCAAACAGACGTGAGCCCTTCTCAACTGGTCCTTGGTGTAAGGCTTCGGGACGATGCACGCTTTGACAATTTTCATGGTGATCGCAACAGGGAGGCGTCGCTGCGACTGTTGTCGGTATTCAGACAGCCAGCTGGTCTGCCGGTGGTCGTCGTTTGTGGTGATTCAGGTACCGGCAAAAGCCATTTGCTTCAGGCAGCCTGCCACCATGCGGAAGCAGAGGGGAAAGCTGCAGTCTGTATCAGCATTGCTGAGCTGGAGCCCTTTGGGCCGGAAGCACTTGCGGGGCTCGATGCCATGGATGTCGTCGCGCTTGATGATCTGGACAGGGTCGCGGGAAAGGCGGACTGGGAAGAGGCGGTTTTTCACCTGTATAACCGGTTGCACGATGATGGCCACATGCTGGTTGTAAGTCTCTCGGAAGTTCCCGGCTCCCTGCCTTTTCTTTTGCCGGACCTGGTTTCCCGGCTGCATCATGGGTTTACCGTTCAGCTTGGAATTTACCGTGACGATGACCGGTTGAAAATTCTTATGGCTCGTGCTGAGCAGCGTGGGCTGACAATGACGGACGATGTCGCAGGTTTTATCATGCGCCGGGCACCGAGGCGCCTTGGAGAGTTGCTGGGTATTCTCGATACCCTTGATGAGAATTCATTACAGGCTCAGCGACGCCTTACCATTCCGTTTGTGAAAACGGTGATGCAGTGGTAGGAACAAAAAAGCTTGCCACAACAAAGCACAGCGACAGTATTCAAACGATAAGGCGCTGAATGAAGCGCCAGATGGAGAGACGACATGAGACGGGTAGTATTCAATCAGAAAGGCGGAGTAGGGAAGTCCAGTATTACCTGCAACCTCGCAGCGATCAGCGCAGCGCGCGGTAAACGCACGCTTGTGGTTGATCTGGATCCCCAGGGAAACTCGACGCATTATCTCCTGGGTAAACCCGCCAGTGAGCTTAAGGACACCGTTGCAGACATGCTGGAGCAGACGGTTGCGTTCAAGGTATTCAACCGGCGCCCCGAGGAGTTCGTTCACGCCACGCCGTTCAAGAACCTTTTTGTTATGCCGTCCAGCCCGGAGCTGGATTTCCTTGAGCGTAAGCTGGAGGCAAAACATAAAATCTACAAACTCCGGGAAGCCCTGATAAAGCTGGGCGAATCCTTCGATGCCATTTACATTGATACGGCACCGGCTCTGAATTTTTATTCCCGTTCCGCGCTTATCGCGGCTCAGCGGTGCCTGATTCCGTTCGATTGTGATGATTTTTCCCGCCAGGCACTTTACAATATCCTCAATGAAATCCGTGATCTACAGGAAGATCACAACGATGAACTTGTGGTGGAGGGTATTGTTGCCAATCAGTTTCAGCCGCGGGCCACCCTGCCCAAACAGCTGGTAAATGAGCTGATAGAGGAAGGTTTGCCGGTACTGCCGGTGCGCTTGTCCAGTTCGGTAAAAATGAAAGAATCCCACCAGTGCCGGCAGCCGCTTATTCACATGGCGCCGAAACATCCGCTTACACGCCAGTTTGAAGACCTTTACCGCGTGCTGAATGGCGAGGCGGTAGAGCTCGTGCCTCTGGCAGATTGATACAGGCTTTTATGACAGATTCCGGTGACGTTACAGGGCGGGTTGCAGATTGTCTTCTGGGCATCGAGATGGAGTTGCGTCAGATTGGTGTGTGGGAGAGGGAGCGCCCGCCTGCGGATGCGTTCACAAGTTCAGAACCGTTCTGCCTCGACACGCTGGCGTTTACCCAGTGGATTCAGTTCGTGTTTCTGGAGCGTATGAAGCTGATTATTGAAAATGGTCATCCCTTGCCGTTGGTTTCTGGCATTGCGCCCATGGCCGAGGAATACTTCCGTGGACGTCCCGAATCAGGGCAGCGCCTGATCCGGGAACTTGAAGCTGTTGATCAGTTGCTGTCAGGCCGTTGATCACTGTTGATTGCTGCTTGTCAGCCCCGATCAGTCCAGACGCATGGAGAGGTCTACGGCTCTGATGTCCTTGGTCAGCGCACCAATCGAAATATAATCGACGCCGGTTTCCGCAATGGGAGCCAGTGTGTCCAGGTTGATACCTCCGGATGCTTCCAGCTTTGCCCGCCCTTTGTTCATTGCGACTGCAGCGCGCAGATTATCCATGGAAAACTCATCAAGCATGATGATGTCGGCACCGGCGCTGAGCGCCTGTTCCAGCTCTGCCATATTCTCGGTTTCCACTTCTACCGGCTTATCCGGTGCTATTCGACGGGCTTCAGCGATAGCTTCAGCAATGGATCCGCAAGCTGAGATATGGTTTTCCTTGATCAGAAAAGCGTCCCACAGGCCGATTCGGTGGTTGTGACAGCCGCCACAGGTCACTGCGTATTTCTGGGCAAAGCGCAATCCGGGCAGGGTTTTCCGGGTATCCAGAAGGCGCACGTCGGTATGAGCCACCCGCGCGGCGTAACCTGCGCAGTTTGTCGCAACTCCTGACAGGGTCTGCAGCCAGTTCAATGCGGCTCTTTCGGCGGTTAGCAAGCTTCTGGCGGTTCCTTTCATGCGAAACAGAACCTGGTCGGGAGAAACCGATTCGCCATCCTGAACCAGCCACTCCAGCAACACCGAATCGTCCACCTGGCGGAATACTTCGTCCACCCACTCGCGTCCCGCTATCGTTGCTTGTTCCCGTGTAATTACTCGCCCTGTGGCCTGTTTTTCAAGCGGGATAAGCCGGGCCGTTATATCGCCGTCGCCAATATCCTCGCGCAGGCTCGCTGCAACGGTCTCGATTCGTGACTGGTGTAGGCGTTCAGTGAAGTTCATGGTCGTGCATCCGCTTGTGTCAGGGGCCAAAGGGTTCTGAAATATTCCGGGAGCACGATTCTATAGTCCGCCAGTTGTTTCGCCAAATTCTGAAGGAATTGTGACCGAAGTCCGGTCTGCACAAAAGGTGACAAATTCTGACACAAGGTGACGCAGCCAAGTCGTATGATGTGTGATCAGAATAGTTTGAAATCTATGGCCATGCGCTTTTCATGTCCTGGCCGGGAGTCGTTCAATGAAGCAGGATAACAAGGTCGTCAGTTTTTCTGGTCAGAAGCCGTTTTCGCGGTTTGATCTGCCGCCGGCACTTGTTCGTCTGCGCGACACTTCAGGACAGTCTTTGCAAGGCGTACTCGGGCGCTTTTTCGAGCGCGCTGACGATGCCTTGTTTGAACTCGCAGACCGCGCAGGCTCCAACAAAGATCAGACTGTCTATTTCGATGCCATGCGCGAGCTAAGGCTGCGGCGCAAAGCCATGGCCGTCTCAGTGCTGCAATACGTCAGCCAGGCATTTAACGATATTGGAAAGTTCCGACCCCGGCAATCCGGGGGGGCGTTGGACGAGGTTGATCAGGATTCACTCAGCCTGGTTGAGCATTCAGACCTTGAGCAACAGGTCGCTATTGATAATCTGGTCAACAAGCTGCGCAATCGCTACCAGGCCCCGATTCAGCTTTTGTCGTTGCGGGTCAATCATTTGGTTCCCGGAGTGGAGTTGGCTGCTAACCAGATGCCTCTCAGCCCGGAAGTTATCTGCGGGGGCCTCGCTGATGCCTGTGCTGATCTGGATATCGATATCCGTGCAAAACTCGTTGTGCTGAAACTGTTTGACCGCTTGCTGGCAGACACGCTCGGTGATTTTTATCAGGAAGCTAACCGCACTCTGATTTCGGAAGGCATTCTTCCCGACGTAAAACGGGCCCCGGCCCGCTCTGCAGTAGGTGCTTCCGGCGCCAGATCAGCGACCTCGGCGCCGGTACCTCCAAGCTCTGTTCGGCGCGGAGCTGGAGAGGAGACGGGCGAGCTGAGCAACGGGCAGAATTATGGTTATGACCAGATCCAGGGCGGTGTTTCCCATGCAACGTTTTCTGAATTGAGCGCGCTCCTGCACCATAGGGGCAACTCCCATGCCACAGCCGAGCCGGATGCGGCAGGTGAAGCCTATCTCGATACTGACCGGCTGATGGCTCGTCTTAGCCAGGCGCAGGCTTCCAGTGGCCAGTGGGAAGGTGGTGAAGTCGCTTCTCTCGATCAGCAACTTCAGTCTATTCTTCAAACGGCTAATGGCCAGAAAGCCAGTATCGGCCAGGTGGACAGCGATGTTATCAATCTGGTGTCCATGCTCTTCGATTTTATTCTGGAAGACCGGCAGTT is part of the Marinobacter antarcticus genome and harbors:
- a CDS encoding ParA family protein; translation: MRRVVFNQKGGVGKSSITCNLAAISAARGKRTLVVDLDPQGNSTHYLLGKPASELKDTVADMLEQTVAFKVFNRRPEEFVHATPFKNLFVMPSSPELDFLERKLEAKHKIYKLREALIKLGESFDAIYIDTAPALNFYSRSALIAAQRCLIPFDCDDFSRQALYNILNEIRDLQEDHNDELVVEGIVANQFQPRATLPKQLVNELIEEGLPVLPVRLSSSVKMKESHQCRQPLIHMAPKHPLTRQFEDLYRVLNGEAVELVPLAD
- a CDS encoding YqcC family protein — translated: MTDSGDVTGRVADCLLGIEMELRQIGVWERERPPADAFTSSEPFCLDTLAFTQWIQFVFLERMKLIIENGHPLPLVSGIAPMAEEYFRGRPESGQRLIRELEAVDQLLSGR
- the hda gene encoding DnaA regulatory inactivator Hda codes for the protein MGGQTDVSPSQLVLGVRLRDDARFDNFHGDRNREASLRLLSVFRQPAGLPVVVVCGDSGTGKSHLLQAACHHAEAEGKAAVCISIAELEPFGPEALAGLDAMDVVALDDLDRVAGKADWEEAVFHLYNRLHDDGHMLVVSLSEVPGSLPFLLPDLVSRLHHGFTVQLGIYRDDDRLKILMARAEQRGLTMTDDVAGFIMRRAPRRLGELLGILDTLDENSLQAQRRLTIPFVKTVMQW
- the nadC gene encoding carboxylating nicotinate-nucleotide diphosphorylase, giving the protein MNFTERLHQSRIETVAASLREDIGDGDITARLIPLEKQATGRVITREQATIAGREWVDEVFRQVDDSVLLEWLVQDGESVSPDQVLFRMKGTARSLLTAERAALNWLQTLSGVATNCAGYAARVAHTDVRLLDTRKTLPGLRFAQKYAVTCGGCHNHRIGLWDAFLIKENHISACGSIAEAIAEARRIAPDKPVEVETENMAELEQALSAGADIIMLDEFSMDNLRAAVAMNKGRAKLEASGGINLDTLAPIAETGVDYISIGALTKDIRAVDLSMRLD
- a CDS encoding CDP-alcohol phosphatidyltransferase family protein produces the protein MKSHAWRWIPNALTFVRILLIAPFARALLLQEYRFALVIFAIASVTDGLDGFLARRFNWRSRFGAVADPLADKALLITAYLVLTYTSVLPLWLFALVLGRDLLIVGGALVYHYCIGRFDMEPSIPGKLNTLIQVFAVLGIIIILAGLPVSPAWLDAGIWLVAVSAVFSGGHYFVVWGARAWGGKQT